AGCCGCGTCCCGCTCAGGGTGAGGCCGAGCCAGACCGAGCTGTCGAAGCCCGCGAGCGTCCCGCCCAGCACGGCGCCGAGCGAGAGTCCGAAAAAGCCGAAGACGGCCCCGGCCAGCAGGCCCGCGCTGGCGTCGGGCTCGGTGTCGACGAGGCCCAGCTTCGAGGCGACGCCCGCCGCGGCCACCGCGACGGCCTCGACGAGCAGCAGGCCGCCCAGCAGCGTCGCCAGATTGACCGGGACGACGTACGCGGCCACCGTCAGCCCCAGCAGGCAGACGAGCAGCCCGCCGGCGATGCCCCTGACACGCTGTGAGTCGACGGGGGTGACGTTCGCCCACGACGACAGGCCGACTGCGCCGATACCGCCGGCGACGACGAAAAGCAGCGTCGCGAGCGTCTCGGCCAGCGCCGCGCCGCGACTGTCGAGGGCGACGAGTTCGATGAGCGCCAGGAGCGCCAGCCCGAACCCGACGATGCCGAGCGCGATGGTGCCGTCGAGCGCGCGGTCGTAGCCGCTCGAATCGGCGGTGACCAGACTGTTCTCGGTGGCGTAGGCCTCGCTCATGTCTGCCCCCGGAGCTTGGCTTTCATGCGGCGCTCGATGAACAGCGAGACGACGCTCATCCCGGCGACGATGACGAACAGCATGACGCCGGCGACGAATAGCACCGCCTTCGTGCTCTCGGAGGCGCTACCGTACTGCGTGGCGATGAGGCTCGTCAGCGTCGCGTTGGCGTCGAAGATGTCGAACAGGGGGTTCGCGAACTGGGTCCCCGACGCCATGATGGCGGCGACGGCCATCGTCTCGCCGATGGCCCGACCCAGCCCGAGGATGATGCCCGCCGAGATACCCGAGAAGGCCGCCGGGATGGAGATGCTCTGCATCGTCTGCCACTGCGTGGCGCCCATCGCGATGGAGCCGTCGCCCATGTCGTCGGGGACACTGGAGAGGGCGTCCTCGCCGACCGACACCACCGTCGGGAGGGCCATCACGCCGACGACCACGCCGGCGATGAGGAAGCTCGCTCCGTCGTCGAGGAACGCGGTCTGGATGAAGCTGTTCAACAACTGGAAGCCGATAAAGCCGTAGACGATAGAGGGGATGCCCGCGAGCACCTCGACGCCGGGTTTGATGAGCTCCCGCATCCCGTCGCTGGCGACTTCGGCGATGAACAGCGCGCCGAAGATGCCGAGCGGGCCGGCGACGGCGCCGGCGATGACGGTGACGACGACCGTCGCCCATATCATCGGTATCAGCGAGTACGCACCGGAGAGGGGGTTCCAGTAGGTGGTGCCGGTCGGCAACACCCGCTCCAGCCAGAAGAACCACCGGACCTGTCCGTCCTGGATGGGTATCAACACCAGGCCGAGCCCGTGCTCGCGGACGGCCGGCAGCGCGCTCGCGAACAGGAAGACGGTGATAAGCGCGACCGTCAGCACCGTCAGCAGCGTGGCGACGAGCGTCAGGAAGCGGGCGATCTCCGCCTGGAACCGGAGCCAGCCCAGCGCGGTCACGAAGCAGAACGCCCCCACCATCGGGAGCGCGAAGACCGGCCGGACGAGAAAGGCGGCGACGGTCGCGACGAGCAGCGCCGCCGACGCCCCGACGGCGACCGCCGACCCGTCCGCACGGTCCCGTCCCAGCAGTGTCTCTCGAACGTTTTTCTGTACGTCTTGGATCATGTAGTTGTATGAAAATCAGGTGACAGCGGCCGACCGGTGCTCGCGACGTCAGGACTGTGCCGGCAGCTTGTCCTGCTGTTCCTGCTGTCGGCGCGAGCCCAGTTTGAAGTAGTTGTTCGGGCCGACGAAGGTGTCCTGCCCGAAGTCCGAGAGGACCATGTTGATGACGGCGGCCTCCTGCTTCGAGGTGCCGTCCCAGGTGTAGCAGTGCAGGTCACGCGAGAGCGGGTAGTCCGCGGAGTCCAGCCCGTTCTGGTCGTCCTCGTAGGAG
This is a stretch of genomic DNA from Halomicroarcula saliterrae. It encodes these proteins:
- the pstC gene encoding phosphate ABC transporter permease subunit PstC, producing the protein MIQDVQKNVRETLLGRDRADGSAVAVGASAALLVATVAAFLVRPVFALPMVGAFCFVTALGWLRFQAEIARFLTLVATLLTVLTVALITVFLFASALPAVREHGLGLVLIPIQDGQVRWFFWLERVLPTGTTYWNPLSGAYSLIPMIWATVVVTVIAGAVAGPLGIFGALFIAEVASDGMRELIKPGVEVLAGIPSIVYGFIGFQLLNSFIQTAFLDDGASFLIAGVVVGVMALPTVVSVGEDALSSVPDDMGDGSIAMGATQWQTMQSISIPAAFSGISAGIILGLGRAIGETMAVAAIMASGTQFANPLFDIFDANATLTSLIATQYGSASESTKAVLFVAGVMLFVIVAGMSVVSLFIERRMKAKLRGQT